The window AATTGGAAAAGCGGAGTTGAAGCCGGATTCTTTCTTTTGGGAGCAAGCCATTTGAACCGGTGGAAATTTTCAGATAGGGACTGCCATTCTCAGCGGTTCCCGATCTATTCAGCAGAGAGATACCATCCGGGAGCCCCTCCAGGATAAAACTCAAGGGGGAAGACAGTACCTCGCCGCTATTATTGATCAAAGTAACTATCTGCGCCCATTGACCGGATTGACGGTCCTGCCGGATTTGCTGGATTTTCTGGGTAAAAACTTCCATATTGTCACCAGGTATTCGACACAGAGCCAGGTTTGAGCGGTTTGACAGCTCTCCGACACTGCTTTCAGATCTCACCTGATAGATATACGTTTTCCCCTGCTCCACATCGGTGTCAACATAGTACTGCTCTGAAGTGACAGCAACCTCTTCAAAACCCAGAATCCCTGCATCATCATCTTTCAACAGTCCGATGCCATCTCCTCCGAGAAGCTGTTTACGATAAACGTGGCTGACTGAAGAATCGGCAGGAGCTGTCCAGCGCAGCTTTATCGATATCGTTTCGCCATCGCCATCGGGCTCGGCCTGGAGATTTCTGGCAAAAGGAAAGTGGTCATCTCCGAGCCAGACCTGAGCGCCATAATAGGGGTTAGCTGTTCCTATGAAAAGCCCCAGGGGGGTGGAAACCATGGTTCGAACGCCAATATTGAATTTATCCTTAAAGCCGTTCATGGTAACCGGATACCACTGAACACCGTTACGGGTTTTCCACAGGTCAAAACCGGCAATCAGGTTGGTAACTCTCTCGCCTACTACACCCGGCAGGTTCTGTCCATCACCGCCGCTCGACGGTTTGCCCTTGACAATATCCAGTATGCTTAAAACATCGGGACTTGCCTCGTTCAGCAGGTCCATTATGTCGGGATTCCGGAGGGTGATACTGCTGTCCATGGTAGCTACATAGAGCCAATCCTGATGAACTTCCATTCTCCATATATACCCTGCGAATGGATTACCCATACCGGCAGGCAGGCGGCTGATGGGGGCCTTGAATCCGTCCTCCGGAGTCATGCGGCTCCTGCCGCAGACAAGCTGCCAGGTATCGTCCGGATTGATTCTGATTATTTCTGCCGGTGCAGGTCCTACTTTGGTCACGAAATCGAACCCTCCCAGACCGCAACCCGTGCCGATATAGAGCCGATCGCGGAAGGTACACATACTGATTACATATTCATTCAGATTATAGGCTTCCCTTCCCAGACGATCACGACGCCAGGCGCCGTGCGTGACTACCGGCGTAAAGGCATAGTGCCCATTGGCATTCTTTGCAGCAGCATCCGTCTTCAGAACCGAAAAGCCGTTATCGGGGTCTACTGTTCCGACGTAGAGGTAGTTGTTGAACACTTCGACTTCGAAAGGCTGGACGTCCGGGGGGTTTACCTGGGTGATATCCGCGGTTACTGTCCCCCCCTCGGATGTGACCGTGGCCAGGTCTATCTCCATAAGCCTGGGCCGCTCCGGCAGATTCATATTGGCGGTCAGATACAGTTTTCCTTTATATTGAGCGAATGACCGCAATCCGAAGGTTTCGACATTTCCCAGGACCTGCGGCACCCTGCTTCTGACCTCCTGGAAATTTTTCCCATCCGTACTCCGCAGGAGTCTGGCGGGATAGTTGGGCAGCAGTTCTTTACTGAGGTATCCTCCAACGTACAGGGCCTCCGTTCCATTCGGCTCGACCGCCACTATCATGCCCCGATATCCTTGATCCCGTGCTATTCCCGAAGATATTTCCGGAGATTGATAGACCCGATCCCATCTATTCACCTGAGGATCATAAGCCCAGATCTCGGCACGGAAATCCGGATTATCCGGACATTCCACATCGGGTATTACCGGAGGGTAGTCCTCCGGTTTAAACACCATAGACAGATAGCACAGCATATCCCTGTTCGTACCAACATACAGTTTTCCCTTGAACCAAGCCATTGACCATGCATAGCTGTTATGCCGGGAACCAAACCCGTCCTCACTGACCTTCTCGAAACCCCTCTGGCCAATCATCTCCCATACGGACTGCTGATCCGCCTGACTGGCGACGGCAAAACCCATACGACCAAGAATAAGAATCGAGATACCAAGTGCTGCGATTAAAAACTTCACTGCATTTTTCCTCATGGCCTTTATCCCCCCTTGACTAAGTAAAAAATCCACCGTTAACCTCCATCCACCTGAACCATGAAATACCAAGAACCTGTTATCTTCTCATTGATAATCCCTCCTTTGTTTGAGGTTTTTTACTTGAAGTCCACTCTGGGAAAGAATTTATCGAGCAGTTCCAGGAGAACATGAGGTGATTGCATTGGATAGAAATGCCCCTGGTCAGAAATCGTCGCGAATTCACAATCCGGCATAATTTCTTTGAGTCGCTCTCCAATAGCGCGGTAAGGAGAAAAAGAACCATAGATGCAAAAGGCAGGACAGGAAATTTGAGAGATTTTCTCCTCGGTCAAGCTTTTTACCGACCGAAACTCCTTCAAGACCGAAGTATCTTCGATCAGATGCACAAGGCGGTCCGATTGCCTGGTGCCCCCGATGCGAAGGCCATGCTGGATAGGTACATAAAAACTTTTTCGCACAACATTTTCCACATCCACCAGTTCTTCCTCGGTGTGGATTCCCACCCGCTCCAGATCGTCCCGGTAGAGCTCCCATCCCTGCCAGTCATCGAGCCGCCGAAGGTGCAGCAAGGCGGGGATACCTGCATCCAGGATCACCAAACCAGCCGTTTGCTGAGGATAGGCAGCCGCAAAATGGAGAGCGATCGCCCCACCGAAGCTATGGCCGATGAGCAGGGCGCGGGTAATTTTCAGATGGTCCAAAAGGCCTTTCAACTCTTCAATCATTTCATCCGAGGTATATCCGGACGCTGGCCGGTCGCTGTATCCGTGTCCCCGCAAGTCGTAGGCGGTGACCCGGTATTTTTTGGCCAGGGCGGGTAAAATATTCATAAACCAGATGGACAGGTTCCCGGTAATCCCGTGAATCAAAACAACGTCAGGACCTTTTCCATGCTGCTGATAATGGATAGCTAATTGATTTACCAAAACTTTCGGCATCACTTTTTCCTGAATTTAGAGATATTGATGGATCCAGCCATTCAACCGCTCGAATGTGCTGACAAATTTAAATGGAAGCAAAACAGCAATAACCTGTTCCCCAGGTTTTTGAAAAGGCGGTTATCAGTTTTCAGTGGAAAACTGATAACTGATAACTTTTTTATTAAACATACCCCAGGCTTTTCAGCCGAAGCATGATCTGCTCCTGACCTTCTGTATCTTCAATCTGAGCAGGAATATCCTGGCCTCGTTCCGGAGGCAGAGTAGGAGCGCCAGTTTCTACCGGATGGGCCTGTAAATACGCCGGGTCGAAAATCTGGGTCATTACCTGTCCTTCCATGTCTGCCGGTATCGGGACTCCCAGGGTATAGAGCAATGTCGGGGTCATATGAACAATAGATGCAGGAGGCATAACCACGCCTTTGCGGATGGCCGGACCAACGGCTGCGAAAATCCCTTCAGGCCGGTGGGTGCCCATGATTTGGGAACGGGGCCGGCAGCAGACATCGGAAGGATAAATGGAGATAAATCCGCTGTCCCGCAAGGTCAGAGTCAAATCCGGGGCACAGTCGATATAATCTCCGGCAAATGCCTCCTCCCTGGTCCAGATTTCTTTGATCAGGGGCTCGCCGGTTCGCGGATCGAGGCAGTTGGTGCGCAGCTTTTCCATCAGCTCCTCCCGGAAAGAGAGGTATTCAGCAGGCGGAATCCCCTCCTCTCCACGCTTTCCAGCCACCTGAATAATGATCCCGTTGCTGCTGGCTGTTGCGGCATATGCCTTGGTCTTCTTCCAGTCAAGATGGAGAAGGCTCCGGTAGGGGGATTCCACCCCCAGGCTTTCCATGTCGTCTTCGGAGGGCCTGGTATTGCCCTTCCACTTGAGATATCCCTGCTCGCAGAGCCATTGATTGAGATAGAGGATTTCTCTGGTCGGCCCAAAACCATGGTCGGAGGCAAGGAAAATGTTTGCCTGCGGACCAGCCAGATCAACGATTTCCTGAAGGAACTCGTCCAGGTTCCGAAAATATTGCAGGCACAGCCGCCGCACTTTTTCCTCCCAGGGTAAGAGCTTACCAAGGGCATAAGCCGGATCTAAAAACCGCCAGCAAACATGCTGGATACGATCCAGGCCGTCAAAAACTGCGGCTGTCAGGTGGCAGGGGTCATTCTTCATTAAATATCGCATCACCTCAAACCACTGCCGCTCCCGGCGAATATGCAGTGAAATCCAGTCTTCATACTCTTCCTTTTGACACCCCTTGACTGACTTTTCTTCTTCCCGGAAGTTCAGGGCCATCTCCCTGGTATCGAGCCCGGGAAGATTCCGCAGACGGTCGAAGAGGTCTTCCGGATAACTGTTCTTCCTCAGCCATCGCCAACTGACCCAGCCCGGAATGATATAGCCGGAAATCGACGGAGGGGGATTCATGCCGATGAAATTCAGACTTCCGGCCCGCATCCCATGCCGGTTCACGATCGACCAGATGGTTTCCCGCTGGATATTGCGGAAGGAAAGCCATTTGATATACCGGCTTTTGGGCGATTCGAATTGCAGGAAGTTAAACACGCCGTGCGTTCCGGGCCGGACTCCGGTTATCAGAGATATCCAGGCCGGCGGGGTCAGGGGAGGAATAACGGAAGTCAATTCTCCCCGGCATCCCAAAGAAAGCAATTTCTTTAAAAAGGGCATAGTTCCGTCTTCCATGAGATGATCCAGCACGGTAAAAGATGCCCCGTCAAGTCCGATTAAAACCGTTTGCCTGTCAAGACAGCTCATGCTCATTCTCCAGATTTTGGTGAATAAAACTGACCAGGTCTCTGACCTTGATATCCCGGACTTCCCGCTCTCCGATGCCCGCCAGGTATTCCGCGAAGGGGAAGGGACGGTTGAAATGCTCCTCAATCATTGATCCCAGAACCACGGCATCGATCGATTCAAAATCCAAGTCGGTAAAGAGCGAGGTATCCGGCGTGATCTCACCGGAATACTCCCATTCGTCTTTCAGACTGCTGATGATTTTCGATACTGACTTAAAAATGTTTTCCTGATTTCTCTCATCCATTATGGAATCCCTCAAAAATCGTAGTGGCAATTATGTATTCTTTCTCCTGAATAGTGTATACCTGGATGGGGTTCATCCCAAGGCCGGGGAATTCTTTCCTGAGATCTTCCCCCAAAGATACTTTTACCTCCCCTGTCGGAAAGTCGAATGCAGAAATTATGATGCTTCTCCATAAATCTCCATTCTGGCCCCGTCGTCCAAGGGCCTTGATCACTGCCTCCTTTGCGCATCGGAACCGGATGGCGACTTCTGCCTGACCG is drawn from bacterium and contains these coding sequences:
- a CDS encoding alpha/beta hydrolase: MPKVLVNQLAIHYQQHGKGPDVVLIHGITGNLSIWFMNILPALAKKYRVTAYDLRGHGYSDRPASGYTSDEMIEELKGLLDHLKITRALLIGHSFGGAIALHFAAAYPQQTAGLVILDAGIPALLHLRRLDDWQGWELYRDDLERVGIHTEEELVDVENVVRKSFYVPIQHGLRIGGTRQSDRLVHLIEDTSVLKEFRSVKSLTEEKISQISCPAFCIYGSFSPYRAIGERLKEIMPDCEFATISDQGHFYPMQSPHVLLELLDKFFPRVDFK
- a CDS encoding alkaline phosphatase family protein, which translates into the protein MSCLDRQTVLIGLDGASFTVLDHLMEDGTMPFLKKLLSLGCRGELTSVIPPLTPPAWISLITGVRPGTHGVFNFLQFESPKSRYIKWLSFRNIQRETIWSIVNRHGMRAGSLNFIGMNPPPSISGYIIPGWVSWRWLRKNSYPEDLFDRLRNLPGLDTREMALNFREEEKSVKGCQKEEYEDWISLHIRRERQWFEVMRYLMKNDPCHLTAAVFDGLDRIQHVCWRFLDPAYALGKLLPWEEKVRRLCLQYFRNLDEFLQEIVDLAGPQANIFLASDHGFGPTREILYLNQWLCEQGYLKWKGNTRPSEDDMESLGVESPYRSLLHLDWKKTKAYAATASSNGIIIQVAGKRGEEGIPPAEYLSFREELMEKLRTNCLDPRTGEPLIKEIWTREEAFAGDYIDCAPDLTLTLRDSGFISIYPSDVCCRPRSQIMGTHRPEGIFAAVGPAIRKGVVMPPASIVHMTPTLLYTLGVPIPADMEGQVMTQIFDPAYLQAHPVETGAPTLPPERGQDIPAQIEDTEGQEQIMLRLKSLGYV
- a CDS encoding phosphopantetheine-binding protein, producing the protein MDERNQENIFKSVSKIISSLKDEWEYSGEITPDTSLFTDLDFESIDAVVLGSMIEEHFNRPFPFAEYLAGIGEREVRDIKVRDLVSFIHQNLENEHELS